Proteins from one Flavobacterium sp. N2038 genomic window:
- the hisC gene encoding histidinol-phosphate transaminase: MNNRRKWLKQISLGTIGLGIIPFETFANPSTEEYFLPNFDKSPILLRSNENPYGPSPLAITAMSKSVNLSNRYGWDFLPQLISAIAKKNNVSDANILLGAGSTEILDLVLQYTALKKGNFITAETTFDYWTAPSEKLGIKKITVPLTSDKKHDLTAMLKAIDSDTKMIYICNPNNPTGTICEREKLVSFINEATKKTTVFVDEAYIDFTKEQSLSDLIIENKNLIITKTFSKMYGLAGARVGYAVAHASIIEELSILKSSPNLSVSVVSASAAMASLQDEAFIQKVHSLIEEAKKYTIEQLTKLNLKCIPSYSNFVYFSLDNYKKDYFKQLENHNIQGTKIYEENGKWTRITIGTLKEMQQFIAAIK, from the coding sequence ATGAATAATAGAAGAAAATGGTTAAAACAAATAAGTTTAGGCACAATAGGATTAGGTATTATCCCATTTGAAACATTTGCAAATCCTTCTACAGAAGAATATTTTTTACCCAATTTTGACAAATCTCCTATCTTATTAAGATCAAACGAAAATCCTTACGGTCCTTCTCCACTAGCTATAACTGCTATGTCAAAAAGTGTCAATTTAAGCAATCGCTATGGCTGGGATTTTTTACCGCAACTAATTTCTGCTATTGCCAAAAAAAACAATGTTTCGGATGCTAATATTTTATTAGGAGCCGGATCAACAGAGATTTTAGATTTGGTTCTTCAATATACTGCCTTAAAAAAGGGAAATTTCATAACTGCAGAAACAACCTTTGACTATTGGACAGCTCCTTCTGAAAAATTAGGGATAAAAAAAATTACAGTTCCTCTCACTTCCGATAAAAAACATGACTTAACCGCAATGTTAAAGGCTATCGATTCTGATACAAAAATGATTTACATCTGTAATCCCAATAACCCAACAGGTACTATTTGCGAAAGAGAAAAATTAGTCTCTTTTATAAACGAGGCAACTAAAAAAACAACTGTTTTCGTCGACGAAGCTTATATCGATTTTACAAAAGAACAATCACTAAGCGATTTGATTATCGAAAACAAAAATTTAATTATTACCAAAACTTTTTCTAAAATGTACGGTTTGGCTGGTGCACGTGTAGGCTATGCCGTTGCACACGCATCAATAATCGAGGAACTTTCTATTTTAAAATCATCTCCAAATTTATCTGTTAGTGTTGTATCAGCTTCAGCTGCAATGGCATCACTACAAGATGAAGCGTTTATACAAAAAGTACATTCTTTAATCGAAGAGGCAAAAAAATATACTATTGAGCAACTTACAAAACTAAATTTAAAGTGTATTCCGTCTTACTCCAATTTCGTTTATTTCTCTTTAGATAATTATAAAAAAGACTACTTCAAGCAATTGGAAAATCATAATATTCAAGGAACCAAAATTTATGAAGAAAACGGAAAATGGACCAGAATTACCATAGGAACTTTGAAAGAAATGCAACAATTTATTGCCGCTATAAAATAA
- the recF gene encoding DNA replication/repair protein RecF (All proteins in this family for which functions are known are DNA-binding proteins that assist the filamentation of RecA onto DNA for the initiation of recombination or recombinational repair.) encodes MHLNKISLFNYKNFAEANFDFDIKINCFVGKNGIGKTNVLDAIYHLAYGKSYFNPLAVQNIKHGEEFFVIDAELEKNERTEQIVCSLKKGQKKVLKRNGKAYDKFSDHIGFIPLVIISPADRDLIVEGSETRRKFMDSVISQLDSTYLHQLIQYQKVIVQRNALLKYFALNHTFDNDTLSIYNEQLNEYGKSIFEKRKDFLQQFIPIFNTHHHAITGSEEKVQLVYESHLFEKDLLTLLQESINKDRALHYTSSGIHKDDLSFEIDSHPIKKFGSQGQQKSFLIALKLAQFEFLKKQSGVKPILLFDDIFDKLDETRVAKIVEMVNSETFGQLFISDTHPERTEAIVKSTHQSYKIFNL; translated from the coding sequence ATGCATTTAAACAAAATTTCTTTATTCAATTATAAAAATTTCGCCGAAGCCAATTTTGATTTCGATATCAAGATCAATTGTTTTGTGGGGAAAAATGGCATTGGAAAAACCAATGTACTTGATGCCATTTATCATTTGGCGTATGGAAAAAGCTATTTTAATCCGCTTGCCGTTCAGAATATAAAGCACGGAGAAGAGTTTTTTGTAATTGATGCTGAGTTAGAAAAAAATGAAAGAACAGAGCAGATTGTTTGCAGTTTAAAAAAAGGACAAAAAAAAGTTCTAAAAAGAAATGGCAAAGCCTACGATAAATTTTCAGATCATATTGGTTTTATTCCGCTTGTAATTATTTCGCCGGCTGATCGTGATTTAATTGTTGAAGGAAGTGAAACACGCCGGAAATTTATGGATAGTGTTATTTCACAATTAGATTCAACCTATCTGCATCAACTTATACAATATCAAAAAGTGATTGTACAGCGAAATGCCCTTTTGAAGTACTTTGCACTCAATCATACTTTTGACAATGATACCTTATCTATATATAATGAGCAACTGAATGAATACGGTAAATCGATCTTTGAAAAACGAAAAGATTTTCTGCAACAATTTATCCCGATATTCAATACACATCACCATGCAATAACGGGATCTGAAGAAAAAGTACAATTGGTTTATGAAAGCCATCTGTTCGAAAAAGATCTTTTAACACTTCTACAGGAAAGCATTAATAAAGACAGGGCCTTGCATTATACAAGTTCGGGAATTCATAAAGACGATCTTTCTTTTGAAATTGACTCTCACCCTATTAAGAAATTTGGTTCGCAAGGACAGCAAAAATCTTTTTTGATCGCTTTAAAACTGGCTCAGTTTGAATTTTTAAAAAAACAAAGTGGTGTAAAACCTATCTTATTATTTGATGATATTTTTGACAAACTGGACGAAACCCGTGTTGCCAAAATTGTAGAAATGGTAAACAGTGAAACTTTTGGACAGCTTTTTATTTCAGATACACATCCGGAACGTACTGAAGCAATTGTAAAATCAACACACCAGAGTTATAAAATATTCAATCTATAA
- a CDS encoding rhomboid family intramembrane serine protease — MMNITPVVKQLLVINIIFFIGAQLVPVSYEYLALFFPENPGFKIWQPITHMFMHGGFAHIAFNMFALYSFGSTLEHFWGGKKFLFFYISCGLGAALVNFAVNYYFYQDSLNILLANGFHKPDILSLLNEGKIDTRWQQILTVSEFKHFTEAYLGTVVGASGAIYGLLIAFTFMFPNAELGIMFIPIPIKAKYFVPVYMLLFDGFFGIFGNSLMGIDSGIAHYAHIGGAFFGFMIMWYWKKNQFNNNRWN; from the coding sequence ATGATGAATATAACTCCTGTTGTAAAACAACTGCTTGTAATTAATATTATATTTTTTATTGGTGCTCAGTTAGTGCCTGTTTCTTATGAATATTTAGCGCTTTTTTTTCCTGAAAATCCCGGGTTTAAGATTTGGCAGCCAATAACTCATATGTTTATGCATGGAGGATTTGCTCATATTGCATTTAATATGTTTGCATTATATTCTTTTGGCTCGACCTTAGAGCATTTTTGGGGAGGGAAGAAATTTTTGTTTTTCTATATTTCTTGTGGACTTGGTGCGGCATTGGTAAATTTTGCTGTGAATTATTATTTCTATCAGGATAGTTTAAACATTTTACTCGCAAATGGTTTTCATAAACCTGATATTTTGAGTTTGTTAAACGAAGGTAAAATCGATACAAGATGGCAACAAATCCTAACAGTTTCAGAGTTTAAGCACTTTACAGAGGCTTATTTAGGAACAGTTGTAGGAGCATCTGGAGCTATTTATGGATTGCTTATTGCATTTACTTTTATGTTTCCAAATGCAGAACTTGGAATTATGTTTATACCAATTCCGATAAAAGCGAAGTATTTTGTGCCAGTATACATGCTTTTATTTGATGGTTTTTTTGGAATATTTGGAAACTCTTTAATGGGAATAGATTCTGGAATTGCACATTACGCTCATATTGGTGGTGCGTTTTTTGGCTTTATGATTATGTGGTACTGGAAAAAAAATCAGTTTAATAACAATCGTTGGAATTAA
- a CDS encoding tetratricopeptide repeat protein: MATYNKRGYKAPKEKEVKEVTEEQQVIIDEKDSRTAEVFSKLDETASRTEDWVAKNQKIIIGLVAGIAVATIGYLAYQKFIETPKQDEAANEMFVAQQNFQKAVDGVASDSLYKLALNGSEGKFGFIKIADEYSGTDAGNLANYYAGMAYLNTGKFDDAIKYLGNFKSEDMILSALSKGAIGDAYSQKNQQKEALEYYVKAAESNKNDFTTPRFLLKAGKTALALGQKEDALKYLTDIKDNFDGTPEAASVDALIGLAQ, translated from the coding sequence ATGGCTACTTACAATAAAAGAGGATATAAAGCACCGAAAGAGAAGGAAGTAAAAGAGGTAACTGAAGAACAACAGGTAATTATTGACGAAAAAGACAGCAGAACTGCTGAGGTTTTTTCGAAATTAGATGAAACTGCTTCAAGAACTGAGGATTGGGTTGCTAAAAATCAAAAAATCATTATTGGTTTAGTTGCTGGTATTGCAGTTGCTACTATTGGTTATTTGGCTTACCAAAAATTTATTGAAACTCCTAAACAAGATGAAGCTGCAAATGAAATGTTTGTTGCTCAGCAAAACTTTCAAAAAGCAGTTGATGGTGTAGCAAGTGATTCATTGTATAAATTGGCTTTGAATGGTTCTGAAGGGAAATTCGGATTCATAAAAATTGCTGACGAGTATTCTGGAACAGATGCTGGAAATTTAGCAAATTACTATGCTGGTATGGCATATTTGAATACAGGTAAATTTGATGATGCAATTAAATACCTGGGGAACTTCAAATCTGAGGATATGATTTTAAGTGCTTTGTCAAAAGGTGCAATTGGAGATGCTTACTCTCAAAAAAATCAACAAAAAGAAGCTTTAGAGTATTATGTAAAAGCAGCTGAGTCTAACAAAAATGACTTTACAACGCCACGTTTCTTATTGAAAGCTGGTAAAACGGCTCTTGCATTAGGTCAAAAAGAAGATGCTTTGAAGTATTTAACAGATATTAAAGATAACTTCGACGGAACTCCGGAAGCTGCTTCTGTTGATGCTTTGATTGGATTAGCTCAATAA
- a CDS encoding glycosyltransferase yields the protein MKKRKILFLGESYRADAITWMKGLKEFGDFEIITWELQTPSNSKFDRFKRILEYFFAPVSIRKIIKKEKPDMVIAERTTSYGFLAAISGSKTIAIAQQGRTDLWPEDSSLYPFKKFIQKYAFKKAHLIHAWGPVMTIHMKAIGVDMNKVLVLPKGINLSLFTPSTNNSTRIEAIVTRSLMPEYRHDSILKAFGILHQKGIDFLLTIVGDGTRLSYLKDLATALQIENKVIFTGRIPNTELPKLLQQSNVYISMPITEGVSASLFEAMACNCYPVVSDLPGNQSWITHRENGQLIKIDNIEMLAEELIWSFKNDESRNNAIIRNRKFVEENANYVINMKTISDKYHELLNTRNN from the coding sequence ATGAAAAAAAGAAAAATACTTTTTCTTGGAGAATCTTACCGTGCCGACGCTATAACCTGGATGAAAGGCCTGAAAGAATTTGGCGATTTTGAAATCATCACCTGGGAACTTCAAACTCCAAGCAACTCCAAATTTGATCGGTTCAAACGCATTTTAGAGTATTTTTTTGCTCCGGTTTCTATTCGAAAAATAATCAAAAAAGAAAAACCGGATATGGTTATTGCCGAAAGAACCACAAGTTACGGTTTTCTTGCTGCAATATCAGGATCTAAAACCATTGCCATTGCACAACAAGGCAGAACCGATTTATGGCCGGAAGATTCCTCTTTATACCCTTTTAAAAAATTCATTCAGAAATACGCTTTCAAAAAAGCACATTTAATTCATGCCTGGGGACCTGTAATGACTATTCACATGAAAGCAATCGGCGTTGACATGAATAAAGTTTTAGTTCTCCCGAAAGGAATCAATTTATCGCTTTTTACACCTTCAACCAATAATTCGACTAGAATTGAAGCAATCGTAACGCGTTCGTTAATGCCCGAATACCGACACGATTCTATTTTAAAAGCTTTTGGAATTTTACATCAAAAAGGAATTGATTTCTTGCTAACAATTGTAGGAGACGGAACAAGACTGTCCTATTTAAAAGATTTAGCCACAGCACTTCAAATTGAAAACAAAGTAATTTTTACCGGAAGAATTCCCAATACAGAACTTCCAAAATTACTGCAGCAATCAAATGTTTATATCAGCATGCCAATTACCGAAGGCGTTTCAGCTTCTTTATTTGAAGCTATGGCTTGCAATTGTTATCCTGTCGTTTCTGATCTTCCCGGTAACCAAAGCTGGATCACACATCGCGAAAATGGTCAGTTAATCAAAATTGATAACATTGAAATGTTAGCCGAAGAATTGATTTGGTCATTTAAAAATGATGAATCCAGAAATAATGCCATTATTCGAAACAGGAAATTTGTAGAAGAGAACGCTAATTATGTTATTAACATGAAAACTATTTCAGATAAATATCATGAGTTGCTGAACACACGAAATAATTAA
- a CDS encoding DUF2461 domain-containing protein, whose translation MLTKESLQFLDDLKKNNNREWFQDNKKRYEIFKKDYHQLVSDFLDAMRPLDPSLELLEVKNCTFRINRDIRFSKDKSPYKAHLGVWMSSGIKGLNRAGYYVHIEKGASFIAGGFYSPESDDLKKVRKEIAFFHDDLEAIIADKNFKKEFGNLDFNESNSLKNPPRGYEKDHPAIEFLKLKSFTATQKYDISEVTQKDFVSKISQKLIALKPLNEFINRALDTEEF comes from the coding sequence ATGCTAACGAAAGAATCATTGCAATTTTTAGACGATTTAAAAAAGAACAACAATCGCGAGTGGTTTCAGGATAATAAGAAACGATACGAAATCTTCAAAAAAGATTACCATCAATTGGTAAGTGATTTTCTTGACGCAATGAGACCTCTTGATCCATCATTAGAATTATTAGAAGTTAAAAACTGTACCTTCAGAATTAATCGTGACATTCGTTTTTCTAAAGACAAATCACCTTACAAAGCACATTTGGGCGTTTGGATGTCAAGCGGAATTAAAGGCCTAAATCGTGCCGGGTATTATGTTCATATAGAAAAAGGAGCCAGTTTTATCGCGGGAGGATTTTATTCGCCTGAATCAGATGATTTGAAAAAAGTTCGTAAAGAAATCGCTTTTTTCCACGATGACCTGGAAGCTATTATTGCCGATAAAAATTTCAAGAAAGAATTCGGAAACTTAGATTTTAATGAAAGTAATTCGCTTAAAAATCCACCAAGAGGTTACGAAAAAGACCATCCGGCAATTGAGTTCTTAAAACTAAAGAGTTTCACTGCTACTCAAAAATATGACATTTCTGAAGTTACTCAGAAAGATTTTGTCTCAAAAATAAGTCAAAAACTAATCGCTTTAAAACCATTAAACGAATTCATAAATCGTGCATTAGATACTGAGGAATTTTAA
- a CDS encoding rhomboid family protein, with protein MNILDDLKLQYRLGGIAMRVIYWNVACFLISLVFFYQYSGGGFAYPSWLALSSDPQVFLFKPWTFLTYAFFHFDFWHLLFNMMVLNFASNLFLTFFTQKQYLGLYILGAVFSGIAFALSFYILNISAPIVGASAAIMAILVAVTTYQPLMGVRLMFFGNVKLWHITAVILILDLMQFRLGNMGGHISHLAGAVFGFIFIKLLQNGTDLSIIVSKVLDFFTNLFRKSPTTPFTKVHKNYKKPTEKVTSRIVTKDKTQQQIDEILDKISQSGYDCLTKEEKEFLFKAGK; from the coding sequence ATGAATATTCTTGACGATTTAAAATTGCAATATAGATTGGGAGGTATAGCAATGCGTGTTATTTATTGGAATGTCGCTTGTTTCTTGATTTCTTTAGTTTTTTTCTATCAATATTCTGGTGGCGGTTTTGCTTATCCGAGTTGGCTGGCATTGTCCTCAGATCCTCAGGTTTTTTTATTTAAGCCATGGACGTTTTTAACTTATGCTTTCTTTCATTTTGATTTTTGGCATCTGTTGTTTAATATGATGGTACTAAATTTTGCAAGCAATTTGTTTCTGACTTTTTTTACTCAAAAGCAGTATTTAGGACTATATATTCTGGGAGCTGTTTTTTCCGGAATTGCATTTGCTTTGAGTTTTTATATTTTAAATATATCAGCTCCAATAGTTGGAGCATCAGCCGCAATTATGGCAATTTTAGTTGCTGTAACCACTTACCAGCCGCTTATGGGTGTGCGCCTTATGTTTTTTGGTAATGTAAAATTGTGGCATATAACAGCTGTAATTTTAATTTTAGATTTAATGCAGTTTCGTTTAGGTAATATGGGAGGTCATATCTCGCATTTAGCCGGAGCAGTTTTTGGCTTTATATTTATAAAATTGCTTCAAAATGGTACAGATTTGAGTATCATTGTTTCAAAAGTATTAGACTTTTTTACTAATCTTTTTAGAAAATCCCCAACGACCCCATTTACAAAAGTTCATAAAAATTACAAAAAACCTACAGAAAAAGTAACATCAAGAATTGTAACAAAAGACAAAACGCAACAACAAATTGATGAAATTTTAGATAAGATTAGCCAGTCTGGTTATGATTGTCTCACAAAAGAAGAAAAAGAGTTTTTATTTAAAGCTGGGAAATAA
- the ribH gene encoding 6,7-dimethyl-8-ribityllumazine synthase, translated as MATENKNLSEYDKNTIPNAKDFRFGIVVSEWNETITEGLYNGAFDALVDCNVPAQQIIRWNVPGSFELIYGAKKMLQTQNVDAVIVIGCVIQGETKHFDFVCEGVTQGIKDLNVQTDIPVIFCVLTDNNMQQSIDRSGGIHGNKGTEAAIAAIKMAYIRQQASMSHPFNQPLLSSGALQIEDTPRKIENE; from the coding sequence ATGGCTACTGAAAATAAAAATTTATCAGAATACGATAAAAACACAATCCCAAATGCGAAAGACTTTCGATTTGGGATTGTTGTTTCTGAGTGGAACGAAACGATAACAGAAGGACTTTATAACGGAGCTTTTGATGCCTTAGTTGATTGTAATGTTCCTGCACAACAAATCATTCGCTGGAATGTTCCGGGGAGTTTTGAGTTGATTTATGGCGCAAAAAAAATGCTGCAAACGCAGAATGTTGATGCTGTTATTGTAATTGGCTGTGTTATTCAGGGAGAAACAAAACATTTTGATTTTGTTTGTGAAGGTGTAACGCAAGGAATTAAAGATTTGAATGTTCAAACAGATATTCCGGTTATCTTTTGTGTTTTAACAGATAATAACATGCAACAGTCTATTGATAGAAGTGGAGGAATTCACGGAAATAAAGGGACTGAGGCGGCAATTGCGGCAATTAAAATGGCATATATTCGCCAACAGGCTTCAATGTCACATCCGTTTAATCAGCCATTATTATCTTCCGGTGCGCTTCAAATCGAAGATACACCTCGAAAAATAGAAAACGAATAA
- the trxA gene encoding thioredoxin → MKFSKILPLLLFTFLVACNNQTTKPFESIAPKEFAEKIKTTESPQILDVRTPDEFESEHLKNAVNLNWNGEDFTAKAEAYDKSKPVFVYCLSGGRSKKAAAKLKELGFTTVYELDGGIMNWTGEVSGASPAETGMTMSEFNDLLKTDKKVLIDFYAEWCGPCKQMEPFLLKLQKEMADKVTIIRIDVDKNKALAEQLKVNQLPTLLLYKNKTIESKTIGFVSEENLKKQLQ, encoded by the coding sequence ATGAAGTTCTCTAAAATTTTACCATTATTACTTTTTACCTTTTTAGTTGCCTGTAACAATCAAACAACAAAACCATTTGAGTCTATTGCTCCGAAAGAATTTGCAGAGAAAATTAAAACCACTGAAAGTCCGCAAATCTTAGACGTTAGAACTCCTGACGAATTTGAATCTGAACATCTTAAAAATGCAGTCAATTTAAACTGGAATGGCGAAGATTTTACTGCTAAAGCCGAAGCTTATGATAAATCGAAACCTGTTTTTGTATATTGTTTAAGCGGCGGGAGAAGTAAAAAAGCTGCCGCAAAATTAAAAGAATTAGGTTTTACAACCGTTTACGAATTAGACGGAGGAATCATGAACTGGACCGGAGAAGTGTCTGGCGCATCGCCAGCAGAAACCGGAATGACAATGAGTGAATTTAATGATTTATTAAAAACAGATAAAAAGGTACTTATTGATTTTTATGCTGAATGGTGTGGTCCTTGCAAACAAATGGAACCGTTTCTTTTAAAATTGCAAAAAGAAATGGCAGACAAAGTAACTATAATCAGAATTGATGTTGATAAAAACAAAGCTTTGGCAGAGCAGCTAAAAGTTAATCAGCTTCCTACTTTACTATTATACAAAAACAAAACCATAGAATCGAAAACTATAGGTTTTGTGAGCGAAGAGAATTTAAAAAAACAACTGCAATAA
- the mutL gene encoding DNA mismatch repair endonuclease MutL, with protein sequence MSSIIQLLPDHVANQIAAGEVVQRPASVVKELLENAVDAKATDIKLIIKDAGKSLVQVIDNGQGMTVTDARLCFERHATSKIRQAEDLFSLHTKGFRGEALASIAAIAHMEMKTKQDQDELGTHIVIEGSKFISQEVAVLPKGTSFAVKNLFFNIPARRNFLKSDTVEFRHVMDEFQRVALAHPNIHFSFYHNGSELYNLPAAGYRQRIVGIMSGKTNEKLVPVTEDTEIINVQGFVCKPEFAKKNRGEQFFFVNDRFIKSGYLHHAVMAAYDGLLKDGSQPSYFLFLQVPPNTIDINIHPTKTEIKFDDEQALYAILRASIKHSLGQFNVAPVLDFDRDANLDTPYHYKDLEAETPTIQVDGSFNPFTDDKTNQHYTKSGSGYSSGSGSTYSSGSGSSSSGSSYSGYSKRVEPTASWESLYVGLDVESTESIESSPFTFENEEVTSSLFNDDEVEQASQKTYQIHKKYIVSPIKSGMVIVDQQRAHQRILYEQFLLNMTVNQASSQQLLFPLDLFYSASEMELIEELKPSLETTGFVFDEAKTDHVVISGIPVNITESEVSMVIEQLLSDLQDGIPANSYSQNDTIAKSMAKSLAVKTGSYLTEKEQDNLVNGLFGCKDPNISPFQKPTFITMRVEDIDKKFAL encoded by the coding sequence ATGTCGAGTATTATTCAATTACTTCCTGATCACGTTGCTAACCAGATTGCTGCTGGAGAAGTGGTTCAAAGGCCCGCTTCAGTCGTAAAAGAACTGTTAGAAAATGCTGTTGATGCAAAGGCAACTGATATCAAGTTAATTATAAAAGATGCCGGCAAATCTTTGGTTCAGGTTATTGATAATGGTCAGGGAATGACGGTTACTGATGCTCGTTTATGTTTTGAGCGTCACGCTACTTCAAAAATTCGCCAGGCAGAGGATTTGTTTTCACTTCATACTAAAGGGTTTCGTGGTGAAGCTTTGGCTTCTATTGCTGCGATTGCGCATATGGAAATGAAAACAAAACAAGATCAGGATGAACTGGGAACACATATTGTTATTGAGGGAAGTAAATTTATCTCGCAGGAAGTGGCGGTTTTGCCAAAAGGAACCTCATTTGCTGTTAAAAACTTATTTTTTAATATTCCGGCACGTCGTAATTTCTTAAAGTCAGATACGGTTGAATTTCGTCATGTAATGGATGAATTTCAGCGTGTAGCTCTGGCACATCCAAACATTCATTTTAGTTTTTACCATAACGGAAGCGAATTGTATAATTTGCCTGCCGCAGGATATCGCCAGCGAATTGTTGGGATTATGTCTGGTAAAACCAATGAAAAGTTAGTTCCGGTTACAGAAGATACAGAAATTATAAATGTTCAGGGTTTTGTTTGTAAACCTGAATTTGCGAAGAAAAACAGGGGAGAACAGTTCTTTTTTGTAAACGATCGTTTTATCAAAAGCGGGTATTTGCATCATGCAGTCATGGCGGCTTATGACGGACTTTTGAAAGATGGTTCGCAGCCTAGTTATTTTTTATTTTTGCAGGTTCCGCCTAATACAATTGATATCAATATTCATCCAACAAAAACAGAAATTAAGTTTGATGATGAGCAAGCATTATATGCTATTTTAAGAGCCTCAATAAAGCATAGTTTAGGGCAATTTAATGTGGCTCCGGTTTTGGATTTTGACAGAGATGCAAATTTAGACACGCCATATCATTATAAAGATTTAGAGGCTGAAACGCCAACCATTCAGGTTGATGGAAGTTTTAATCCGTTTACAGACGATAAAACAAATCAGCATTATACAAAATCGGGTTCGGGATATAGCTCAGGATCAGGGTCAACATATAGTTCAGGATCAGGATCATCATCATCTGGGTCGTCTTATTCAGGTTATTCTAAGCGAGTAGAGCCTACTGCAAGCTGGGAAAGTTTGTATGTTGGTCTGGATGTAGAAAGTACTGAGAGTATTGAGAGTTCGCCATTTACATTTGAAAATGAAGAAGTAACTTCTTCTTTGTTTAATGATGATGAGGTAGAGCAGGCAAGTCAGAAAACATATCAGATTCATAAAAAATACATCGTTTCGCCTATTAAATCCGGAATGGTGATTGTAGATCAGCAACGTGCGCATCAGCGTATTTTGTATGAACAGTTCCTTTTAAATATGACGGTAAATCAAGCCTCTAGTCAACAGTTGCTTTTTCCATTGGATTTATTTTATTCGGCATCAGAAATGGAATTGATTGAGGAATTAAAACCTTCATTGGAAACTACCGGATTTGTTTTTGATGAGGCAAAAACAGATCATGTTGTAATTTCGGGAATTCCTGTAAATATTACAGAGAGTGAGGTTTCTATGGTAATTGAGCAATTATTAAGCGACCTCCAGGACGGAATTCCAGCCAATAGTTATAGTCAGAATGATACGATAGCCAAATCGATGGCAAAAAGTTTGGCGGTTAAAACCGGATCTTATTTGACCGAAAAAGAACAAGATAATTTAGTAAACGGTTTGTTTGGTTGTAAAGATCCCAATATATCACCTTTTCAGAAACCTACTTTTATCACGATGCGTGTTGAAGATATAGATAAAAAGTTTGCCTTATGA
- a CDS encoding DUF6624 domain-containing protein, with translation MKKLVLFIFLISCFSILNAQSKINQGLKAALDSIMKSDQILREYIDSETTEVRKKEILKEIGRENDATFRNRIWLTINTQDSINLIKVEKIIASYGYPGKSLVGEPTNIAAWYVIQHTSKIAKYLPLIEKEAKRGEIPFTNFAMMQDRCLTQQGKEQIYGTQGQGKYVLNKETGKNEFFSYVSPIKNPEKVNELRKKAGFTTTVEENAERMGIKYKIYSLDEIAKMK, from the coding sequence ATGAAAAAACTAGTACTATTTATTTTTCTTATTTCATGTTTTAGTATACTTAATGCTCAGTCTAAGATTAATCAAGGTCTAAAAGCAGCATTAGATTCGATTATGAAATCTGATCAGATTCTGAGAGAATATATAGATTCTGAAACAACTGAGGTTAGGAAAAAAGAAATCTTAAAAGAGATAGGACGTGAAAACGATGCCACTTTCAGAAATAGAATCTGGTTGACTATAAATACACAAGATTCTATTAATTTAATAAAAGTAGAAAAGATAATTGCGAGTTATGGTTATCCGGGAAAAAGTTTAGTAGGAGAACCTACAAATATAGCTGCGTGGTATGTTATTCAGCATACTTCTAAAATTGCTAAATATTTGCCTTTGATTGAAAAGGAAGCTAAAAGAGGTGAAATACCTTTTACTAATTTTGCTATGATGCAGGATCGTTGTCTGACCCAGCAGGGAAAAGAACAAATTTATGGAACGCAGGGACAGGGAAAATATGTGTTGAATAAAGAAACCGGTAAGAATGAATTTTTTAGTTATGTTTCTCCTATAAAAAATCCCGAAAAAGTTAATGAACTTAGAAAGAAAGCCGGTTTTACTACGACTGTAGAAGAAAATGCAGAGCGAATGGGTATAAAATATAAGATTTATTCACTAGATGAAATTGCAAAAATGAAGTAA